Proteins co-encoded in one Sinobacterium norvegicum genomic window:
- a CDS encoding DUF3820 family protein, whose protein sequence is MIEKKHLIKIANMKMPFGRYQGRVLMDIPDEYLLWFRKQGFPSGELGILLELTLEIKTEGVESVLEPLRQH, encoded by the coding sequence ATGATTGAAAAAAAGCATCTAATCAAAATTGCCAATATGAAAATGCCCTTCGGGCGTTACCAAGGCAGAGTCCTAATGGACATCCCCGATGAATACTTACTCTGGTTCCGCAAACAAGGCTTCCCCAGCGGCGAGCTGGGCATACTACTGGAGTTAACGCTGGAAATTAAAACCGAGGGCGTTGAATCGGTACTGGAGCCGCTTAGACAACATTAG
- a CDS encoding DNA topoisomerase III encodes MRLFIAEKPSLGRAIADVLAKPLKKQDGCIYSADGDCVTWCIGHLLEQAEPERYDASLKKWSIDRLPIIPEQWQLVPKSKTRKQLKIIKSLIKQADSIVHAGDPDREGQLLVDQVLAYHGVKGARAKGVQRLLISDLNSMAVRHAMTKMRDNNDFIPLSTSALARSRADWLYGINMTRAYTLQGQKVGYQGVLSVGRVQTPVLGLVVERDRQIQRFISKPFYQVEAVVKQQGGQSPSFRARWQPSKACDPYRDEQGRVLNKGLAENVCSRISGQVALVSKLDKTLKKQPPPLLFNLSALQIEANKRYAMTAQQVLDNCQQLYERHQLITYPRSDSRYLPVDQHAMAGQVSGAVAANIVELNCVVDEADLSLKGRCWNDSKVDAHHAIIPTARKQDVSALDKPLRQLYELISRYYLAQFLPSYAFNETTVELEISGGVFVAKARQEVELGYKKVLPDRGHQQEQTLPALAQGEMLSCIDAKVLEKATEPPKPYNDGTLLAAMTGISRYVSSDAIRKILKDTDGLGTEATRAGIIELLFKRSFLQRCGKNIQATEAGKGLIASLPVSATSADMTAQWEAALNSISERESSYSGFMTPLQQSLFPLIKEAKATLPTGLKGVKVAKPKGRRRSTTAKKITRSART; translated from the coding sequence ATGAGACTCTTTATTGCCGAAAAACCAAGCCTAGGGCGCGCCATTGCCGACGTTCTGGCCAAACCTTTGAAAAAACAGGATGGCTGTATTTATTCTGCTGACGGTGACTGTGTCACCTGGTGTATTGGCCACCTGCTCGAACAGGCCGAGCCTGAACGTTATGATGCCAGCTTAAAAAAATGGTCTATTGACCGTCTGCCGATTATCCCTGAACAGTGGCAATTGGTACCGAAAAGCAAAACACGAAAACAGCTAAAAATTATTAAATCTCTAATTAAACAGGCAGATAGCATTGTGCATGCCGGTGACCCTGACCGAGAAGGTCAGCTTCTGGTCGATCAAGTGCTGGCTTACCACGGCGTTAAAGGGGCGCGCGCGAAAGGTGTTCAGCGCTTGTTGATCAGTGATTTAAACTCAATGGCAGTGCGTCATGCGATGACGAAGATGCGTGATAACAACGATTTCATTCCCTTGTCGACCTCCGCCTTGGCGCGCTCGCGGGCCGATTGGCTATACGGCATTAACATGACACGTGCCTATACACTACAAGGGCAAAAAGTCGGTTATCAAGGCGTACTATCGGTTGGCAGAGTACAGACACCGGTGCTCGGGCTGGTGGTCGAGCGCGATCGGCAAATACAGCGTTTTATCAGTAAACCGTTTTATCAAGTCGAAGCGGTGGTAAAGCAACAGGGTGGGCAGTCGCCATCATTTCGAGCGCGCTGGCAGCCCAGCAAGGCCTGCGACCCCTACCGTGATGAGCAGGGCCGAGTGCTGAATAAGGGGTTGGCTGAGAATGTCTGCTCGCGCATCAGCGGACAGGTAGCGCTGGTATCGAAACTCGATAAAACACTGAAAAAACAACCGCCACCATTATTGTTTAATTTGTCCGCACTACAAATCGAGGCGAACAAGCGTTATGCGATGACGGCACAGCAGGTGCTTGATAATTGCCAGCAACTTTATGAGCGTCATCAGCTGATCACCTACCCGCGCTCCGATAGCCGCTACCTGCCGGTGGATCAACACGCGATGGCCGGTCAGGTTAGTGGTGCTGTGGCAGCCAATATCGTTGAATTAAATTGCGTTGTTGATGAGGCAGATTTATCACTTAAGGGGCGGTGCTGGAACGACAGCAAGGTGGATGCTCACCATGCCATCATCCCAACCGCCAGAAAGCAAGACGTGTCAGCCTTAGACAAGCCTCTTAGACAGCTGTATGAATTAATTAGTCGCTACTATTTAGCGCAGTTCTTGCCGTCCTACGCGTTTAATGAAACCACCGTGGAGCTAGAGATAAGTGGTGGTGTATTTGTCGCCAAGGCAAGGCAGGAGGTAGAGCTTGGCTATAAAAAGGTGCTGCCAGATCGAGGGCATCAGCAGGAGCAAACCCTACCGGCGCTGGCTCAGGGAGAGATGTTGAGCTGTATTGATGCGAAGGTGTTGGAAAAAGCCACGGAGCCGCCAAAGCCTTATAACGATGGCACCTTATTGGCTGCAATGACAGGGATTTCCCGGTATGTCAGCAGCGATGCAATCAGAAAAATACTGAAAGACACCGATGGCTTAGGCACTGAGGCGACCCGGGCGGGTATTATTGAATTATTATTTAAACGCAGTTTCTTGCAGCGTTGTGGAAAAAATATTCAGGCGACAGAAGCGGGCAAGGGGCTGATTGCCAGCCTGCCGGTATCAGCGACCAGTGCTGATATGACGGCGCAATGGGAAGCGGCGCTGAATAGTATCAGTGAGAGAGAAAGTAGCTATAGCGGCTTTATGACGCCGCTGCAGCAATCGCTGTTTCCGCTGATTAAAGAGGCAAAAGCAACGCTGCCAACGGGGCTGAAAGGGGTTAAGGTGGCAAAACCTAAAGGTCGGAGGCGGTCGACGACGGCAAAAAAAATAACAAGATCAGCCCGCACCTAA
- a CDS encoding tetratricopeptide repeat-containing sulfotransferase family protein, translating into MPAPRRSKSKKNAKKLAKSITLKLGPRPAISLSIQQALHLCQQHLKKQQTSTAKAILLQINQQQPDLLEVDLMMSDILDSAAQYDDLLLHAKASVQRHPRQVSCLLGLATALRHLQRHTEAEAILLKAQKLAPGNAQVFNHLGIIQKESGQLDNALANFDRGLAINPKLSEIYWNRADLDHSDNPVLLTQMQTLTNSPQCGDNAAARLHYAMAKYYRHQQQTEPEFEQLRLGAKRKKNTLNYQHQEELNRHDEVIHCFDQTFFQQQLAATLPESSTTTPIFVCGMARSGTTLVEQIISSHSDVIAGDERPDLLNATAEHLQKSRNEQPYPQWAKDFKQRDWQAIGHQYRVTTNDLGQRRMFTDKWLSHYEAIGLIHLALPDAKIIHLQRNPMDNLFGCFKQLFQQGIAYSYDFNELAEYYHSYRQLMAHWDAVLPGKVYHIQYEQLVTNQQQTTAELLAFLGLEWQQNCVDFHHNSRPVRTVSSSQVRQPMSEANINNWRRYERQLEPLKQRLIELGYSSEL; encoded by the coding sequence ATGCCCGCGCCCCGACGTTCCAAAAGCAAAAAAAATGCCAAAAAGCTCGCTAAATCGATCACCCTAAAGCTTGGCCCGAGGCCGGCTATATCCCTGTCAATCCAGCAGGCGTTGCACCTCTGCCAACAACACTTAAAAAAACAGCAGACCAGCACTGCCAAGGCCATCTTGTTGCAGATCAACCAGCAACAGCCCGACCTTCTCGAGGTCGACTTGATGATGTCGGACATCCTCGACAGCGCAGCTCAATACGATGATTTGCTACTACATGCCAAGGCTTCTGTTCAGCGCCACCCACGTCAGGTTTCCTGCCTGCTCGGCTTGGCAACCGCTCTGCGCCATCTACAACGCCACACCGAGGCAGAGGCTATTTTGTTAAAGGCTCAGAAACTCGCGCCGGGCAACGCCCAGGTATTCAACCATCTTGGCATCATCCAGAAAGAGTCTGGCCAACTGGATAACGCACTGGCCAACTTCGATCGTGGCTTGGCAATCAATCCCAAACTGTCGGAAATTTATTGGAATCGAGCTGACCTCGATCACAGCGATAATCCTGTACTGCTGACACAAATGCAAACACTCACTAACAGCCCGCAGTGTGGCGATAATGCTGCCGCCAGACTGCATTACGCAATGGCAAAATATTATCGCCATCAACAACAAACAGAACCTGAATTTGAACAACTAAGACTGGGTGCCAAGCGCAAAAAAAACACGCTAAATTACCAGCACCAGGAAGAATTGAATCGTCACGATGAGGTTATCCATTGTTTCGATCAGACGTTCTTTCAACAGCAATTAGCCGCCACACTGCCTGAATCATCGACAACCACGCCGATTTTTGTCTGCGGCATGGCCAGAAGCGGCACCACACTGGTGGAACAAATCATCTCTTCTCACTCCGATGTCATCGCCGGGGATGAGCGCCCAGACCTGCTCAATGCCACGGCAGAGCATCTACAAAAGAGCCGCAACGAACAGCCCTATCCGCAGTGGGCCAAAGACTTTAAACAACGGGACTGGCAGGCAATTGGCCATCAGTATCGAGTGACCACCAATGACCTTGGCCAGCGCAGAATGTTTACCGACAAATGGCTCAGTCACTATGAGGCCATCGGTTTGATTCATCTCGCTCTGCCAGATGCCAAGATTATTCACCTGCAGCGCAACCCGATGGACAACCTATTTGGTTGCTTCAAACAACTGTTTCAGCAGGGCATTGCCTATAGCTACGACTTCAACGAACTGGCGGAGTATTACCACAGTTACCGCCAACTCATGGCGCATTGGGATGCCGTGTTGCCCGGCAAGGTTTACCATATCCAATACGAACAATTGGTCACCAATCAGCAACAGACAACCGCAGAACTCTTGGCTTTTTTGGGCTTGGAGTGGCAACAGAACTGCGTGGATTTTCATCACAACAGCCGCCCTGTTAGAACGGTCAGCAGCAGTCAGGTTAGACAGCCAATGTCCGAGGCCAACATCAATAATTGGCGGCGTTACGAGCGGCAACTAGAGCCGCTTAAACAGCGACTCATTGAACTAGGCTATTCCAGCGAACTATAG
- a CDS encoding tetratricopeptide repeat protein, with the protein MQGRQVMRPVIYLTLLLLVACGQSNDTIESQLSTTDRAVTVNTTPAVSDEMQAKWLSSCRQALLEKDLVTAKKDCVKASTLAGAEGQFLLAELYLQRDSETARKMAVDYYRKALAEDYVEAQYRMAQLLQQGVYIARDEAKAMALHSLACQQQWAASCKDLAVSAIGQYNFDEAGQLLERAIAYGSVRAYYHKGYMLESGKAGRPDVEAAYGYYKKGAEQGDSLSQYALYWFGYTGTVVEKDYQQAYTWWMLANEGDLKSTENWHRHTLSTNGRILKNMLSDDEIDMAVDEANKYRSGYSSLE; encoded by the coding sequence ATGCAGGGAAGACAAGTTATGCGCCCCGTTATTTATCTGACACTTCTTCTACTCGTGGCTTGCGGGCAATCCAACGATACCATAGAGAGCCAATTATCAACGACCGATAGGGCGGTGACGGTCAACACTACGCCTGCTGTTAGTGATGAAATGCAGGCCAAGTGGTTGAGCAGCTGCCGTCAGGCATTGCTGGAAAAGGATTTGGTGACAGCTAAGAAAGACTGCGTTAAGGCGTCGACCTTGGCGGGTGCCGAGGGTCAATTTCTATTGGCTGAACTTTATCTTCAGCGAGACTCAGAAACAGCGCGCAAGATGGCCGTTGACTACTACCGTAAGGCCTTGGCAGAAGATTATGTCGAGGCACAATATCGCATGGCGCAGCTGTTGCAGCAGGGTGTCTATATTGCAAGGGATGAGGCGAAGGCAATGGCGTTGCACAGCCTAGCCTGCCAGCAGCAGTGGGCGGCTTCCTGTAAAGATTTGGCGGTCAGCGCCATCGGTCAATACAATTTTGATGAGGCTGGCCAACTACTTGAGCGTGCCATCGCATATGGCAGCGTTCGCGCCTATTATCACAAAGGTTATATGTTGGAGTCAGGGAAGGCAGGCAGGCCAGATGTGGAGGCTGCCTACGGTTACTACAAAAAAGGCGCCGAGCAGGGTGATTCCCTCAGCCAGTATGCTCTCTATTGGTTTGGCTATACCGGCACCGTGGTTGAAAAAGATTACCAGCAGGCCTACACGTGGTGGATGCTGGCCAACGAGGGTGATTTAAAATCTACGGAGAACTGGCATCGACATACCCTATCGACTAATGGCCGAATTTTAAAAAACATGTTGTCCGACGATGAGATTGACATGGCTGTTGATGAGGCCAACAAATACCGTAGCGGCTATAGTTCGCTGGAATAG
- the artM gene encoding arginine ABC transporter permease ArtM encodes MMEWLSSLNENLYLGTLSIGLVETLKLALVSLLCGALFAVVLTLILELKIFLLEWLAKGFILFFTGTPLLVQFFLIYFGPGQFSWLQESWAWEYLRQPYVCAVLALAMNTSAYSALLFKGAIEAVPSSDWQACKALGMNTRQTLSVVISRAARQVLPAYSNEVIMVVKGTSLASTITIMDLMGYAQRINAQTYDTLVVFSVAGGFYLMITAVLTLIFRLLEKKALRFQTGG; translated from the coding sequence ATGATGGAGTGGTTATCATCGTTGAATGAAAACCTGTACCTGGGGACTCTCAGCATTGGCTTGGTTGAAACACTGAAGTTAGCGCTGGTGAGCCTGCTCTGTGGTGCGCTATTTGCCGTTGTATTAACGTTGATTCTTGAGCTTAAAATCTTCCTGTTGGAGTGGTTGGCCAAGGGGTTTATTTTATTTTTTACTGGCACGCCGTTGCTGGTGCAGTTTTTCTTGATTTACTTTGGTCCAGGTCAGTTTTCCTGGCTGCAAGAAAGTTGGGCTTGGGAGTATTTAAGACAACCTTATGTCTGTGCTGTCTTGGCCTTGGCAATGAATACCTCGGCCTACTCAGCGTTGCTGTTTAAGGGAGCAATCGAGGCGGTGCCAAGCTCAGATTGGCAGGCCTGTAAGGCGCTGGGAATGAATACCCGGCAAACCTTGTCAGTGGTTATTTCTCGCGCTGCTCGACAGGTGCTACCGGCATACTCTAACGAAGTGATTATGGTGGTTAAGGGAACCTCGTTGGCCAGCACCATTACAATCATGGATTTAATGGGTTATGCACAGCGTATTAATGCCCAGACCTATGACACCCTCGTGGTATTCTCGGTGGCGGGCGGTTTCTATTTGATGATAACTGCGGTGCTAACGCTTATCTTCAGACTGCTTGAGAAAAAGGCTTTGCGCTTCCAAACTGGCGGCTAG
- the artQ gene encoding arginine ABC transporter permease ArtQ encodes MLDLPIISAFGTAAVMTLGLALTALVFGFVLALVFCAGEMNKHRWVSMPFTLLVMIIRGVPEILVVMFVYFGSTQLLFIITDEFIDVSPFWSGVAALALLFAGYASQTLRAAINAVAEDQWAACKALGLPPLYSFFRVILPQAWRYALPGLGNQWMVLLKDTALVSLIGVTELMKQADLTSATTYEPFTYYALAAMIYLLITIVSQRLMGLMRRRAAHYDQAVEA; translated from the coding sequence ATGCTTGATCTGCCGATAATCTCTGCCTTTGGTACGGCGGCGGTGATGACTCTTGGTCTGGCGCTGACAGCGCTGGTCTTTGGTTTTGTTCTGGCGCTGGTTTTTTGCGCCGGCGAAATGAACAAGCATCGCTGGGTCAGTATGCCGTTTACTTTGTTGGTCATGATAATTCGGGGCGTACCAGAGATTCTGGTAGTGATGTTTGTGTATTTCGGCAGTACACAGCTGTTGTTTATAATCACCGATGAGTTTATCGATGTAAGCCCATTCTGGTCGGGGGTGGCGGCATTGGCCCTATTGTTTGCCGGTTATGCCTCGCAGACCTTGAGAGCGGCGATCAATGCGGTGGCAGAAGATCAGTGGGCGGCCTGTAAGGCGCTAGGTTTGCCGCCGCTATACAGTTTTTTTCGGGTCATTTTGCCGCAGGCATGGCGCTATGCACTGCCGGGTTTGGGAAATCAATGGATGGTGTTGTTAAAGGATACGGCTCTGGTGTCGTTGATTGGTGTCACCGAACTGATGAAACAAGCCGATTTAACCTCGGCAACGACTTATGAACCATTTACCTATTATGCTCTGGCGGCGATGATTTACTTGTTGATCACTATAGTCAGTCAGCGATTGATGGGGCTGATGCGTCGTCGAGCCGCCCATTATGATCAAGCAGTAGAGGCATAA
- a CDS encoding lysine/arginine/ornithine ABC transporter substrate-binding protein gives MKKILLFAAAMAASTQLFAIEKITFATEPTYPPFEFIDEQGEYQGFDMDLARAICATAKVECEIKSNDFDSLIPSLRFRKFDAAIAAMDVTEERAKVVDFSDVYVENSAIFVSRSGEFKTVADLAGKRIAVQNGTTHFHYLDDRMKDANIEIVPYKGYQQAYLDLSNQRVDAVFADTLVAREWLEKRGEENFAVVGDAVTDSKYFGTGFAIAVRKGNSELISLLNKALAELKANGEYQKIYNKHLGH, from the coding sequence ATGAAGAAAATTCTACTTTTTGCTGCGGCGATGGCTGCCAGCACTCAGCTTTTTGCTATTGAGAAGATCACTTTTGCCACCGAGCCTACTTACCCACCGTTCGAATTCATCGATGAACAGGGAGAGTACCAGGGTTTTGATATGGATTTGGCGCGCGCCATTTGTGCCACTGCGAAAGTTGAGTGCGAGATTAAAAGTAACGATTTTGACAGCCTGATTCCCAGTCTGCGTTTTCGTAAGTTTGATGCCGCCATCGCTGCGATGGATGTGACCGAAGAGCGCGCCAAAGTCGTCGATTTCAGCGATGTCTATGTGGAAAACTCGGCAATTTTTGTCAGCCGCAGCGGTGAGTTCAAGACGGTTGCCGATTTAGCCGGTAAGCGTATTGCGGTGCAAAACGGTACCACCCACTTTCACTATTTAGACGATAGAATGAAAGATGCCAATATTGAGATTGTTCCTTACAAGGGTTATCAACAGGCTTATCTCGACCTGAGTAATCAGCGTGTCGATGCTGTGTTTGCCGATACCTTAGTCGCACGAGAGTGGCTGGAGAAGCGCGGAGAAGAAAACTTTGCGGTGGTTGGCGATGCGGTAACGGATTCCAAGTACTTCGGTACTGGCTTCGCAATTGCTGTGCGCAAGGGCAACAGTGAGCTGATCAGTTTGTTGAACAAGGCCTTGGCCGAGCTGAAAGCAAACGGCGAATACCAGAAAATCTATAACAAGCACCTCGGCCACTAG